A genomic region of Fluviispira vulneris contains the following coding sequences:
- the sucC gene encoding ADP-forming succinate--CoA ligase subunit beta, whose product MNIHEYQAKELLSRFGLSIPRGKIACTPTEAEWAARKLGCGKDGKIAVVKAQVHSGGRGKAGGVKLVRSPEEAKVVAEKMIGMTLVTNQTGPQGKKVHKLLVAEGCDIEKEYYFALVVNRETATIGVMASTEGGMDIEEVAEKHPEKIVTANIDPTVGLQEFTIRKLSIALGFGLGTPLAKDFAKTLRGLVNAFVTYDCDMLEINPLVLTKQNTIAVLDCKMSFDENALFRHPEISDLRDYEEDDIKELEASKYGLSYVSLEGNIGCLVNGAGLAMATMDIIKQTGGEPANFLDVGGGANQETVTQAFRIILRDKAVKGIFVNIFGGIMKCDVIANGIVAAAKELGLRVPLVVRLEGTNVEIGKRILNDSGLNILSASSMSDGANKIVQAVR is encoded by the coding sequence ATGAATATTCATGAGTATCAGGCAAAAGAGCTACTTTCTCGCTTTGGCCTAAGTATCCCACGCGGCAAAATCGCTTGCACACCAACCGAAGCTGAATGGGCTGCTCGGAAACTTGGCTGCGGAAAAGATGGAAAAATAGCTGTCGTAAAAGCACAGGTGCATTCTGGTGGCCGTGGTAAAGCAGGTGGCGTTAAACTCGTGAGAAGCCCCGAAGAAGCTAAAGTTGTAGCAGAAAAAATGATCGGCATGACTCTTGTCACCAATCAAACAGGTCCGCAGGGTAAAAAAGTTCACAAACTTCTTGTTGCAGAAGGATGTGATATAGAAAAAGAATATTATTTTGCTCTCGTTGTAAATCGTGAAACTGCGACCATAGGCGTGATGGCTTCTACTGAAGGCGGCATGGATATTGAAGAAGTTGCAGAAAAACACCCAGAAAAAATTGTGACTGCAAATATCGATCCTACTGTTGGCTTACAAGAGTTTACAATCCGTAAATTAAGTATTGCTTTAGGTTTTGGTTTGGGAACTCCCCTTGCAAAAGATTTTGCAAAAACATTACGCGGACTCGTCAACGCTTTTGTAACTTATGATTGCGATATGCTAGAAATCAACCCACTTGTTTTAACAAAGCAAAATACAATTGCTGTGCTTGATTGCAAAATGAGTTTCGATGAAAATGCACTCTTTCGTCATCCAGAAATATCTGACCTTCGTGATTACGAAGAAGATGATATTAAAGAACTTGAAGCTTCAAAATATGGCTTAAGCTATGTTTCCCTTGAAGGAAATATTGGTTGCTTAGTAAACGGCGCAGGCCTTGCTATGGCAACTATGGATATTATTAAACAAACTGGCGGAGAACCAGCAAACTTTCTCGACGTTGGAGGAGGCGCAAATCAAGAGACAGTAACTCAAGCTTTCCGCATTATTTTACGTGATAAAGCTGTAAAAGGAATATTTGTAAATATTTTTGGTGGCATCATGAAATGTGATGTTATTGCGAACGGAATTGTTGCTGCTGCAAAAGAACTTGGCTTAAGAGTTCCATTAGTTGTTCGTCTTGAAGGTACCAACGTGGAAATAGGTAAGAGAATTTTAAATGACTCAGGACTGAATATTTTAAGCGCTTCTTCGATGAGCGATGGCGCAAATAAAATTGTTCAAGCGGTTAGATAA
- the sucD gene encoding succinate--CoA ligase subunit alpha: MSILVGKNTKLICQGISGSAGKFHSEKCAEYGTNLVGGVVPGKGGSSILDRPVFNTVEEAIKKTGANASMIFVPPPYAADSILEAIDAGIELVVAITEGIPVLDMLRVKKALMSAGGKTRLIGPNCPGVITPSDKCKIGIMPGHIHLPGRVGIISKSGTLTYEAVGQTSALGIGQSTCVGIGGDPINGTSFIDVLEMFQKDPETDAVIMIGEIGGNLEIEASEWIKRNMKKPVVGFIAGQTAPKGKRMGHAGAIISGGKGTAEEKIEAMKACGLHVAMSPADMGITLKKALRI, from the coding sequence ATGTCAATTCTCGTTGGGAAAAATACAAAACTTATTTGCCAAGGTATTTCTGGGAGCGCTGGGAAATTTCACTCTGAAAAATGCGCTGAGTACGGCACAAATCTCGTTGGAGGCGTTGTTCCTGGTAAAGGCGGTTCATCTATTCTTGATCGCCCTGTGTTTAACACAGTTGAAGAAGCTATTAAAAAAACCGGTGCTAACGCATCGATGATTTTTGTTCCTCCTCCTTATGCAGCGGATTCTATTTTAGAAGCAATTGATGCTGGTATTGAACTCGTGGTTGCAATTACAGAAGGAATTCCTGTTCTTGATATGCTTCGTGTGAAAAAGGCATTGATGAGCGCTGGTGGAAAAACCCGCCTCATCGGACCGAACTGTCCAGGAGTCATTACTCCAAGCGACAAGTGCAAAATTGGAATTATGCCTGGCCACATTCACCTTCCAGGACGAGTTGGTATTATCAGTAAATCAGGCACTCTAACATATGAAGCCGTTGGACAAACATCAGCTCTCGGAATCGGTCAATCTACTTGTGTAGGTATCGGTGGAGATCCCATCAATGGAACAAGTTTCATCGATGTCCTAGAAATGTTCCAAAAAGATCCAGAAACCGATGCTGTGATTATGATCGGTGAAATCGGTGGAAATCTAGAAATAGAAGCTTCTGAATGGATTAAACGCAATATGAAAAAACCTGTTGTCGGCTTTATAGCTGGCCAAACAGCGCCAAAAGGCAAGCGCATGGGTCATGCGGGTGCAATTATCAGCGGCGGAAAAGGAACGGCTGAAGAAAAAATAGAAGCAATGAAAGCCTGTGGTTTGCACGTTGCTATGAGTCCAGCTGATATGGGAATCACTCTTAAAAAAGCTTTAAGAATATAA